The proteins below come from a single Bombus pyrosoma isolate SC7728 linkage group LG10, ASM1482585v1, whole genome shotgun sequence genomic window:
- the LOC122571531 gene encoding supervillin isoform X5, translating to MVAAGATVLMATSEGTSNKTQNNSKQYENHNICCHYNEVHNNQQNSECPIKKNITSCNINKNKSRSPMLEKSSRLISRSENKESSKNLTLYKTASVRETKASRLRAASIISPNGGTVLSRRLGMSENSTPLGLQPSTSLSIKDEHPISSNSSITNSPRERDKSYKRKSYLNRSLNMETATGDRSNQSECNIRQTRRQSNKQGYISDTISTSYSSNQHQATNLSKKPFDSKITCPKVKENCSKTYTLPSLNSPANSKHSNIQRTSSGGHSDSEVSRRVDALTALTKSAIERVERLKSQSNLPTNYGLRLENRSSNTPCQVTENSTNNTRALQLSPRKSSILKKSNDEHSQDGSLSHQHTPVSILKHKMSDIDTGQNICTIVNHTVLPVTFSPSVRELTHKKHGILKKRSSLDESEILRRRSCSPDISSTDNTYSEFRPILKNQRRSSLDEIIKRDQSPDPQPTSILKRKSSREDDREDRQVGSAEPQGILKRKSTNSQRMTTVNHHVTITMDATNVTGPEILDSSEVRPILKKKHSREESFGSDPPSLEPRPILKKKSSTESDEHDDKPKKTILKCTRKNSQDECNYETELTSPKKLSMLRNRTLQNRTSGVLENDAVRPILKQPGNRDNESRVRLNLYDETIISDDICTEPTNLFLRKRAQSVGHIQPSNIPNEFTGVLNKRRSLELISVGAISEEKSQVKLTTSNIYLKAASSLDDESAKTSIIPCDKLYSITKEKFTDKEKQTVIVFEGKEGNKMISDGPVDNNIDNSTPASIRMSDKEGSNNEILCVQEKADDGNIQESNSVHRSNSVSKMTLHFKTLHEKANSKEKDGMFQKTPNKGSHGVQRYRDRKNQGNDRFNTQPITFQEVQEAVLQNQRNVTSVKKSSLAETTTDDEFDPSKLSLAERVRLFNQKIDTEKSSVSNTMPLERHSRRRPAARYKTQPVTSEEVEVASRISPLNTINQCSLDTSDLPKSILKPVALQAHNSSQTKNLELEGMKLIKSVLKKESEELEQQTSENCDISSRFKLKTNLKLEENKTGSIMENNYPTQYGLSCAYSEKDNHIEDNVETVIATSKKYEETLQTSGGETFSVSHETCNIKAEAASPYRHPIFSKQTRCTSLSKSVSHHAISNKTNECESNSAIIPKHGVHLPELCRSATQAIPTTDTNDGPSMSIAERLAALQRSGNTNWKRRIASESSNSADGVCSNSLNKEELSIKQGVLADCLGKLESATEGWKKRIAAPDVTKFTVAGKMKVEQLENLDPGSSSPLIEATGNIIDRKKKTPRPERFRAKRGYMKDAVSTPTSPNKDSCIKLRGSFSEPASDDSAEEVKTGKNISPVVSVPKIDDETFTSFFTGISLEKCEAESVDLNESDFDMITSQSELLVQKRNIRLKRRRFVSRNPLKTLAARTDLKSEYTEIRTGIAEKVMKQLNVEKLAKNSSLAMEALAGLASTEDFSNITLRNVTDANISSNRLQPYKDLMLLLIKGRRHVQVRLVEPVAESINSGDNFVLVTKSEVYNYIGKYCNVIEKARGAEIALSIQQNKDLGCQTFQVITINEDKLTCTKSQLQKFWSYLGAENENVDVIEGGHPDEDELYETFMIDTNMVYEIKDEELVPLEKYWGTIPKIEMLDPNKVLVFDFGSEMYIWSGKGASTDKKKLATHLATEMWQEGYDYSECTVCPISAASMIGRRTVSKIDLKSAKVRPKWCLLAKLTQHVETILFREKFLDWPNVSRIIRIRGTKSKENVDGTVTIEVCNINNLLEENTIPVDLVLEGTHLGRGTGWYDDEQMKQFIVTTMGIKVWHIDEFSHSLLDDSSVGQFHSADSYIVYWMYSVTVTGRELSGLPSKHSAKGRDRSVYFIWQGQNASLNEQGAAALLTIELDNDQAPQIRVVQGYEPAAFLNLFSGGMIVHSGKKTNTKCDERWRLYICRGTLESEVSLIEIPCSTRQLRSRGSLILLDTKNNKIYVWHGSNSLPHIKQHAVNAATKLEKNRPQETGLTSEGDIEIFEIDEGMEPEEFINALGQMNKKLYVSLEKDQLQEHTPRLFHLSSISKEFKSVEMLCPHRASLPTPFPFLQEDLYQVHQPALFLLDNKNELWIWQGWWPNTGAEDQSGSKAVRWQAERRAAMTMAMQYWQRIHPETNKYPIYLVWAGLEPLQFINLFPTWTYRDDIAELNIEDGRNPGEVLTVESELVRLTQSTYPPAQLLQRPLPEGVDPTHLELYLSQQHFQEILGMTKEEFQGLPVWKQVNLKKEIGLF from the exons ATGGTAGCTGCTGGAGCCACAGTTTTAATGGCAACCAGTGAAGGaacttcaaataaaacacaaaataaTTCCAAACAATATGAAAATCATAATATTTGTTGTCATTATAATGAAGTACATAATAATCAACAAAATTCAGAATGtccaattaaaaagaatataacatCTTGTAACATAAATa aaaataaaagtcgTAGCCCCATGTTGGAAAAAAGTAGTCGATTGATTTCAAGATCAGAAAATAAGGAGAGTAGTAAGAAtcttacattatataaaacgGCATCAGTTCGTGAAACAAAAGCTTCTAGATTACGAGCTGCCTCCATTATATCACCTAATG GTGGAACAGTGTTATCAAGAAGATTAGGTATGTCAGAAAATTCTACACCCTTGGGCCTCCAACCTAGTACTAGTTTATCAATTAAAGAT GAACATCCAATATCAAGTAATAGTAGTATTACAAATTCACCACGAGAAAGggataaaagttataaaagaaaatcatatttaaatcGGTCACTTAATATGGAAACAGCAACAGGAGATCGTTCAAATCAAT cTGAATGTAATATTAGACAAACTAGAAGACAATCAAATAAACAAGGCTACATATCTGATACAATATCTACTTCATATTCTAGTAATCAACATCAAGCAACTAATCTAAGTAAAAAGCCTTTTGACTCAAAAATCACTTGCCCaaaagttaaagaaaattgttcaaaaaCTTATACATTGCCTTCACTGAATTCTCCTGCAAATAGTAAACATTCGAATATACAACGAACTAG tAGTGGAGGACATAGTGATTCAGAAGTTTCGCGAAGAGTTGACGCATTAACAGCGTTAACAAAATCTGCAATAGAACGCGTAGAAAGGCTTAAATCACAGTCAAATTTGCCAACAAATTATGGATTACGATTGGAAAATCGTTCATCTAATACTCCATGTCAAGTCACGGAAAACAGTACGAATAATACGCGTGCATTGCAATTATCTCCAAGAAAAAGttctattttgaaaaaatcaaaTGATGAACACTCTCAAGATGGATCTTTAAGTCATCAACATACACCAGTTTCAATTCTTAAACATAAGATGTCTGATATTGATACAGGCCAAAATATATGTACCATTGTGAATCATACAGTTCTGCCTGTAACATTTTCACCATCTGTTAGGGAACTAACACATAAAAAACatggtattttaaaaaagcGCAGTAGTTTGGATGAAAGTGAAATACTTCGACGGCGGAGTTGTTCACCCGATATTTCGTCTACTGACAATACTTATTCTGAATTCAGgccgatattaaaaaatcaaaggCGATCATCTTtggatgaaattattaaaagggATCAGAGTCCAGATCCTCAGCCTACTTcaatattaaaacgaaaatcatCTAGAGAAGATGATAGAGAAGATCGTCAGGTTGGATCTGCAGAACCACAAGGTATACTTAAAAGAAAATCTACGAATAGTCAACGAATGACTACTGTTAATCATCACGTGACCATTACAATGGATGCAACAAACGTCACTGGTCCGGAAATACTTGATAGTTCTGAAGTAAGGCCAATCCTAAAGAAAAAGCATAGTAGAGAAGAATCATTTGGTAGTGATCCACCATCTTTAGAACCACGACCAAtactaaaaaagaaatccaGTACAGAATCGGATGAACATGACGATAAACCTAAAAAGACTATTTTGAAATGTACGCGAAAAAATTCACAAGATGAATGTAACTATGAGACAGAATTGACTTCGCCAAAAAAATTGTCAATGCTTAGAAATCGTACGTTACAAAATAGAACAAGTGGAGTGTTGGAGAATGATGCTGTACGACCTATATTAAAGCAACCTGGCAATAGGGACAACGAATCGCGAGTccgtttaaatttatatgatgAAACAATCATTAGTGATGATATATGTACAGAACCAACAAACTTATTTTTGCGAAAAAGAGCACAATCTGTGGGCCATATACAACCTTCTAATATTCCTAATGAATTCACTGGTGTACTTAACAAACGAAGATCTCTTGAGTTAATATCTGTAGGTGCTATATCAGAAGAAAAATCACAAGTGAAGTTAACAACCAGTAACATCTATTTAAAAGCAGCTTCTTCCCTAGATGATGAGAGTGCCAAGACTTCTATTATTCCCTGTGACAAATTGTACAG CAtaacaaaagagaaattcaCAGACAAGGAAAAGCAAACTGTCATAGTATTTGAAGgcaaagaaggaaataaaatgatttcagATGGACCTGTAGATAACAATATTGATAATAGTACTCCAGCTTCCATTAGAATGAGTGATAAAGAGGGttcaaataatgaaatactgTGTGTGCAAGAAAAAGCAGATGATGGAAACATCCAAGAAAGTAATAGTGTACATCGCAGCAACAGTGTTTCTAAAATGACATTGCATTTTAAAACTTTGCACGAAAAGGCAAATTCTAAGGAAAAGGATGGCATGTTTCAAAAAACACCGAATAAAGGTTCACATGGTGTACAACGATATAGAGATCGAAAGAATCAAGGAAATGATAGATTTAACACACAACCAATAACTTTTCAAGAAGTGCAGGAAGCAGTTCTACAAAATCAACGCAATGTCACATCAGTTAAAAAATCAAGTTTGGCAGAAACTACAACTGATGATGAATTTGATCCTTCTAAATTAAGTTTGGCAGAACGAGTACGTTTGTTCAATCAAAAAATTGATACCGAAAAAAGTTCAGTATCAAATACCATGCCATTAGAAAGACATTCACGCAGACGGCCGGCTGCTCGTTATAAAACACAACCAGTTACATCCGAAGAAGTCGAAGTAGCATCTCGAATATCTCCATTAAATACTATTAATCAATGTTCGTTAGATACTA gTGATTTGCCAAAAAGCATTTTAAAACCTGTTGCGTTACAAGCGCATAATTCGTCGCAAACAAAAAATCTTGAACTCGAgggaatgaaattaataaaatctgtACTTAAAAAAGAATCTGAAGAATTAGAACAACAGACATCTGAAAATTGTGATATTTCATCgcgttttaaattaaaaactaatttaaaattggaagaaaataag ACAGGGAGcataatggaaaataattatccaACGCAATATGGTTTGAGTTGTGCCTATAGTGAAAAAGATAACCATATAGAAG ATAATGTTGAAACTGTAATTGCTACATCtaagaaatacgaagaaactCTTCAAACATCTGGAGGTGAGACATTCTCTGTAAGTCATGAAACATGTAACATAAAAGCTGAAGCTGCATCTCCTTATCGTCATCctattttttcaaaacaaaCCAG GTGTACTTCATTGTCAAAGAGCGTTAGTCATCACGCGATTAGCAACAAAACCAATGAATGTGAGTCGAATAGTGCAATAATACCAAAGCATGGTGTACATCTTCCAGAACTATGTCGTAGCGCAACGCAAGCAATACCGACAACAGATACTAATGATGGCCCAAGTATGAGTATTGCAGAACGACTAGCTGCGCTACAACGTAGCGGAAATACAAACTGGAAACGACGTATAGCTTCTGAATCATCTAATTCAGCG gATGGAGTATGTTCCAATTCATTGAATAAGGAAGAACTGAGTATCAAACAAGGAGTACTTGCAGATTGTCTTGGAAAGTTAGAATCTGCAACAGAAGgttggaagaaaagaatagcAGCTCCAGATGTAACAAAGTTTACAGTAGCTGGTAAAATGAAGGTAGAACAATTGGAAAACCTAGATCCAGGATCATCATCTCCGCTTATTGAAGCTACAGGAAATATTatagatagaaagaaaaaaacccCTCGTCCTGAACGATTTAGAGCAAAGAGag gATATATGAAAGATGCTGTATCTACTCCAACTAGTCCAAATAAAGATTCATGTATTAAATTACGAGGAAGCTTCTCTGAACCTGCAAGCGATGACAGTG CTGAAGAAGTGAAAACGGGGAAGAACATATCACCTGTTGTCTCAGTACCTAAGATAGACGACGAGACATTCACCTCCTTCTTTACTGGTATTTCATTAGAGAAATGCGAGGCTGAATCTGTTGATTTAAATGAAAGCGATTTCGATATGATTACATCGCAATCTGAATT attaGTTCAAAAACGAAATATACGATTGAAACGACGACGATTTGTGTCTAGAAATCCACTTAAAACGCTTGCAGCTCGTACTGACTTAAAATCAGAGTATACTGAGATACGAACTGGTATTGCGGAAAAAgtaatgaaacaattaaatgttgaaaaat TAGCTAAAAATTCATCATTAGCTATGGAAGCTTTAGCTGGCCTAGCTTCTACTGAAGACTTTAGTAATATAACACTAAGGAATGTAACagatgcaaatatttcttcgaatagATTACAGCCATACAAAGACTTGatgttacttttaattaaaggcCGGAGACATGTACAAGTGAGATTAGTCGAGCCAGTCGCAGAAAGTATAAATAGTGGTGATAATTTTGTTCTAGTAACAAAATCAGAGGTTTATAATTACATTGGGAAATATTGTAATGTTATTGAAAAAGCACGAGGTGCAGAAATTGCATTGAGTATTCAGCAAAATAAGGATCTTGGTTGCCAAACGTTTCAAGTTATTACTATTAATGAAGATAAATTAACTTGCACAAAAAGTCAACTACAAAAATTCTGGAGCTATCTTGGTGCAGAAAATGAGAACGTGGATG tcATTGAGGGTGGACATCCTGATGAAGATGAGCTTTACGAAACATTCATGATTGATACAAATATGGTATACGAAATTAAAGATGAAGAACTAGTGccacttgaaaaatattgggGTACTATACCAAAAATTGAAATGCTTGACCCAAATAAG gTGCTAGTATTTGATTTTGGTAGCGAAATGTATATATGGAGTGGTAAAGGAGCTTCAactgataaaaagaaacttgCTACACATCTTGCTACAGAAATGTGGCAAGAAGGATATGATTATTCGGAATGCACTGTGTGTCCAATTAGTGCGGCATCTATGATTGGTAGACGCACCGTGTCAAAAATAGACTTAAAATCTGCTAAAGTCAGACCTAAATGGTGTTTACTTGCCAAATTGACACAACATGTTGAAACAATACTTTTCAGGGAAAAATTCCTTGACTGGCCAAATGTTTCTCGTATAATACGAATTCGAGGTACTAAGAGTAAGGAGAACGTTGATGGAACTGTAACTATAGAAGtgtgtaatattaataatttattagaagaaaatacCATTCCAGTTGATTTGGTTCTTGAAGGAACTCATTTAGGTAGAGGCACTGGTTGGTATGACGATGAG CAAATGAAGCAATTCATTGTTACGACAATGGGTATAAAAGTGTGGCATATTGATGAATTTTCACATAGTCTTTTGGATGATTCATCTGTTGGACAATTTCATTCTGCAGAtagttatattgtatattggaTGTATTCTGTTACAGTTACTG GTCGCGAGCTTAGTGGTTTACCGTCAAAACATTCTGCAAAGGGACGCGATCGCtcggtatattttatttggcAAGGGCAAAATGCATCTTTGAATGAACAAGGTGCTGCAGCGTTATTAACTATAGAATTAGATAACGATCAAGCACCTCAG ATTCGTGTAGTTCAAGGATATGAACCAGCTGCAtttctcaatttattttctggaGGTATGATTGTACATAGTGGCAAGAAAACGAATACAAAATGTGACGAACGATGGCGATTGTATATATGTCGTGGTACTTTAGAGTCAGAGGTGTCTTTGATAGAGATTCCTTGTAGTACTCGTCAATTACGTAGCAGAGGTTCTCTTATATTATTAGACactaaaaataacaaaatttatgtatgGCATGGATCTAACTCTTTACCTCATATTAAACAG CATGCAGTTAATGCAGCAACcaaattagaaaagaatcgTCCTCAAGAAACTGGTTTAACATCTGAAGgtgatatagaaatttttgaaattgatgAAGGAATGGAACCAGAGGAATTCATTAATG CACTGGGACAAATGAACAAAAAGCTGTATGTATCATTAGAAAAGGATCAATTACAGGAACATACTCCAAGACTGTTTCATCTGTCAAGCAtttctaaagaatttaaatcTGTAGAAATGTTATGTCCTCATCGTGCTTCTTTACCAACTCCATTTCCTTTTCTACAGGAAGATTTGTACCAAGTTCATCAACCag ccTTATTTTTATTGGACAACAAAAACGAGTTATGGATATGGCAAGGCTGGTGGCCTAATACCGGAGCAGAGGATCAGTCCGGTAGTAAAGCAGTTAGATGGCAAGCTGAAAGAAGAGCAGCAATGACAATGGCTATGCAGTATTGGCAAAGAATTCATCCAGAAACTAATAAATATCCGATTTATCTAGTCTGGGCTGGTCTTGAACCTTTgcaatttataaatctatttcCTACATGGACATATCGCGACGACATAGCGGAATTAAATATAGag gATGGTCGAAATCCTGGAGAAGTTTTAACTGTAGAGAGTGAGTTGGTTCGATTAACGCAGAGTACGTATCCTCCGGCTCAATTACTACAACGACCACTACCAGAAGGAGTTGATCCTACACACCTGGAGCTGTATTTATCTCAACAACATTTTCAA GAAATATTAGGTATGACTAAAGAAGAGTTTCAAGGACTTCCAGTTTGGAAACAAGTGAaccttaaaaaagaaataggacTTTTCTGA